A window of the Cryptococcus decagattii chromosome 6, complete sequence genome harbors these coding sequences:
- a CDS encoding phosphatidylserine decarboxylase, which produces MAHSKPVPDEHRIHRLTDWSSPDRRHHHKFLNDTVEYVDQHPKPLHPVLKDFQDVVEKSTRLSMLFDVMFQQIPHNKEYLKDPSGQSNQVRDFRHLLQLLNHVISTAPRWTKGAESVGLVGVPVNALLDWPMGTNAGFCVFQDPTVNEHLKKILNVWSEFLSSPESADALSDDETGWFGPVGLPSLEKVANVGKTSYTFDQFYKCDPSAKYFGFKSWDDFFTRHFREEVRPIASPDDDNVVTNACESKVYKVGRNIHARDQFWVKGQPYSVLDILAFDDYAERFVGGTIYQAFLSALSYHRWHAPVSGTIKKAYVVQGTYYSEPPFVEFNANQNADPHGETTSQEYLSATATRSIIFIDNPKLGLIAFLGIGMTEVSTCEITVKEGQQVKKGDQLGMFHFGGSTHCVLFEKGVNLEGFPEPSDNNVPVRSQLCVAK; this is translated from the exons ATGGCGCACTCTAAACCAGTACCAGACGAACATCGCATCCACCGA TTGACCGATTGGAGCTCCCCTGATAGAAGACATCACCACAAGTTCCTCAATGACACCGTTGAATACGTAGATCAACACCCAAAGCCTTTGCACCCGGTACTCAAGGACTTTCAGGAtgtggtggagaagagtaCTCGGCTGTCAATGCTTTTTGATGTAATGTTCCAACAG ATTCCTCATAACAAAGAGTACCTTAAAGACCCGTCGGGCCAGAGTAACCAAGTGCGCGACTTTAGACACCTGCTCCAGCTTCTTAACCACGTTATCAGTACAGCTCCTCGATGGACAAAAGGAGCTGAAAGTGTAGGGCTGGTGGGTGTGCCTGTTAACGCGCTGCTGGACTGGCCCATGGGTACGAATGCTGGGTTTTGCGTGTTCCAGGATCCTACAGTGAATGAGCAT ttgaagaagatcctcAACGTATGGAGTGAATTCTTGTCATCGCCCGAATCTGCGGACGCTCTCTCCGATGATGAGACGGGATGGTTCGGTCCTGTCGGGTTGCCTTCCCTCGAAAAGGTTGCCAATGTCGGCAAGACTTCTTACACCTTCGACCAATTCTATAAATGTGACCCCTCGGCGAAATATTTCGGCTTCAAGTCCTGGGATGACTTTTTTACTCGTCACTTCCGAGAAGAAGTTCGACCGATAGCTTCTCCCGATGATGACAATGTCGTGACGAATGCCTGCGAGTCAAAGGTCTACAAGGTCGGCCGTAACATCCATGCTCGAGACCAGTTCTGGGTCAAGGGCCAACCATATTCTGTACTTGATATCCTCGCATTCGATGACTATGCTGAGCGTTTTGTTGGCGGCACCATTTATCAAGCTTTCTTGAGCGCCTTGTCGTATCACCGATGGCACGCTCCCGTCTCTGGGACTATCAAGAAGGCATACGTTGTGCAAGGGACATACTATAGCGAGCCTCCTTTCGTAGAATTTAACGCCAACCAGAACGCCGACCCTCATGGAGAGACGACTAGTCAGGAGTACTTATCTGCCACCGCTACGAGGTCCATCATCTTTATTGATAACCCCAAGCTTGGGTTGATAGCGTTCTTGGGTATTGGAATGACAGAAGTGTCGACCTGTGAGATTACTGTGAAGGAGGGGCAACAAGTGAAGAAAGGTGATCAGCTTGG AATGTTCCATTTTGGCGGATCAACTCACTGTGTGTTGTTCGAAAAGGGTGTCAACTTGGAAGGCTTCCCTGAACCCTCAGACAACAATGTCCCGGTCAGGAGTCAACTGTGTGTAGCCAAGTAA
- a CDS encoding 40S ribosomal protein S2: MAERGGFGRGRGGAGGRGRRGPRRGGKKEEDKEWVPVTKLGRLVKDGKIKSMEEIYLFSLPVKEFQIVDLFLPSLKDEVMKIMPVQKQTSAGQRTRFKAFVAVGDFDGHVGLGIKTAKEVATAIRGAIISAKLSIVPVRRGYWGSHIAEPHTVPCKVSGKSGSVMCRLIPAPRGTGIVAAPASKRMLQMAGIQDCYTQSKGCTATQGNFLKATMAALSKTYQFQSPDLWNVIAPGLTPYDEHSAWLAIAAKKAANY, from the exons ATGGCTGAGCGAGGCGGTTTCGGACGTGGTCGTGGCGGTGCCGGTGGCCGAGGCAGGAGGGGTCCCCGACGAGGCGGtaagaaggaggaggacaAGGAATG GGTCCCCGTTACCAAGCTCGGTCGATTGGTGAAGGACGGCAAGATCAAGTCCATGGAGGAGATctacctcttctctctccccgTTAAGGAGTTCCAGATTGTCgaccttttccttccctccctcAAGGACGAGGTCATGAAGATCATGCCCGTCCAGAAGCAAACTTCTGCCGGTCAGAGGACCAGGTTCAAGGCTTTCGTTGCCGTTGGTGACTTTGACGGCCACGTTGGTCTCGGTATCAAGACCGCCAAAGAGGTTGCTACCGCCATCCGAGGTGCCATCATTTCTGCCAAGCTCTCTATCGTACCCGTTCGAAGGGGTTACTGGGGTTCTCACATTGCTGAGCCTCACACCGTTCCTTGCAAGGTCTCTGGCAAGAGCGGTTCCGTTATGTGCCGATTGATCCCTGCCC CCCGAGGTACCGGTATCGTTGCCGCCCCCGCGTCCAAGCGAATGCTTCAGATGGCTGGTATCCAGGACTGTTACA CCCAGTCCAAGGGCTGTACCGCTACCCAGGGTAACTTCTTGAAGGCTACCATGGCTGCCCTCTCCAAGACCTACCAGTTCCAGTCCCCCGATCTCTGGAACGTTATCGCTCCTGGTCTTACTCCTTACGACGAGCACTCTGCTTGGTTGGCTATCGCCGCCAAGAAGGCCGCCAACTACTAA